One Dioscorea cayenensis subsp. rotundata cultivar TDr96_F1 chromosome 19, TDr96_F1_v2_PseudoChromosome.rev07_lg8_w22 25.fasta, whole genome shotgun sequence genomic window, AAGAATAAGTAATCCTCATGTATTTAGTTTAAAACaattcacattaattattatttactttaattattattatctttaattacaataattaaatattttaattaattaaatcatgttaattattacaaataattatttaaattaataaacctTATAAAAAAGGGTAAATAAGTAATTACCCTCCATTCCCTCCCATTCCCCTCTCATtacccccaattttggggggcATGAGGATGCCTCCTCCATGCCCTCTCCAAACCCATTCCCATTGCCTAGTGGTGCACCCAAACATGGGCATAGCACTATTAATACATCATTCCATTCCCAATCCCCTCCCAATCCGGataccaaacacccccttagtATTTAggtattgattattgttttttttaaatttttatgatttatttttatttaataaaattgtgttTTAAGAGTGTTTTTTTTCACATAACTACTAATTTATTGAGAGTCTTTAGATCACCCATATCCTTTGGCCCTTCCAATCTTCTTACAGACATTTGGCGTTTAGGCACtgatggttgttttttttagttttaatgatttatttttattatatgttaaaTAATGGCTACCATATAATTATACttatataatgatattatattatattatagtggaaattgtcaaaaacaccccctaaatttgcaatatgcacaaacaTAACCCCTAAATTTGtgtatccctaaaaaccccttcatTCTTAACacaatgtttttcaaacccccaaaacaTGTAACGGTAGTTAAcagagttagttttgaattttttttggacaaaattgCCTTTTGCATGGGAAGTCGTGCCAGTGCGttccggtttgagaggaagtgagagtttttcttagggtaatcccaagagacaATTATTACTGGAGCtgtatacttttttttctctatttgcttcttcagcttttccctttccaaagttgtctctACTTGGACATCATTGTAATTTcaacttttccctttccaccagtGTCTCGAAAGAGAAGTCCCGCTCAAGTATTTTGCattttcatcagtttgcagtataaggtattgagccgaggtCGACGCCGTTGAATAAGTTgtgattatgattttatttataaactattctgtcataaagagagatttttcggttttgttttgtgattctGTTTTTGTTGGGTGATATTAAAGtgtgcagggagatttctcagctagggtttttattttgttttacattttcgtctgtatacacaatcaaaagagattttttttattgttgtgctGTGTAATATCATAAAGTATGTTTCCCCTTAAATTTGATATATGTtagaatttttgtaaattaccaagggcattttggtcaacaaaaatataattttcattcaaaatctctCCAACCCTCTAATTTGGTGTGTTATAAAATAAGGTTACATAGAGGTTTTAAAACCTCTAACTCTctatactttttttatatttactttctCCCCCAAATAAGGTTATTCTCAAAATCTCACTTTATCTTACCTCCCAAAACCTCCATCCACGCATACGCTTAAGTTATCCCCATCAGGATCAAGACGGCAAATCAGTGTTTTCCTTCTTCCTCCCAAAACCTCCATCCACGCAGACGCTTAAGTTATCCCCATCAGGATCAAGACGGTAAATCAGTGTTTTCCTTCTTCCACATCTTTAacctgagagagagagagagagagagagagagagaggggccATCGACAATGAAGCACCGGCCCCATGAGAGAGAAGCCGTTTGTTTGGCTGGcatgtatataaaaattatgcCTTGAGGCCTAAACCTCCACGTCGCCCACACTGGGTCATCATCCTCCTGGCTGGATGCATGCATATTAAACAAACAGAACTATAAATGACTAAGCTCAAATGAGTTATTATATACTTCAAAAAATTGGTATACATTTTAATTGGGGAgaagttttaataaaattgttttaaaaatatcccttttattagttattactatcaaaatttttattagctCAAGTAAAtttccctttatttttattcttcaatcaaatatcACTTTATAAatcaagatattttttttttcagcctTCCAAGTtattcacaaataataataataataaaaataataattaatttaattaattgtttctttgtttctttcatgGAGTCAAGTCTCAAGGACCAAACGCTAGAAAACAtcaggaaaataataataataataaataaaaagtactATAAAAATGGTCTACTTCGTGGAAAACACTACTCACAGtgacaaagaaagagagaagttCAGCAATGGCGTGGGAGACGATCGAGCACTCTCATCTCCCCATCCGAGGCCTCAATCTCCACATCGCCTACACCGGCCCCGCCACATCCACCGCCGTCGTCTTCCTGCACGGTTTCCCGGAGATCTGGTACACATGGAGGTACCAAATGGTCGCCGTCGCCGCTGCCGGATTCCGCGCCATCGCACCCGATTTCCGTGGCTATGGTCTCTCCGATCAACCACCGGAGCCGGAGAAGGCCACTTGGAAGGACCTGATCGACGACCTCCTCGCCATCCTCGACTACCTCTCCATCCCCAAGGCCTTCATCGTCGCCAAAGACTTCGGGGCGCTTCCGGCCTACTCCTTCGCGGTCAACTATCCCGATCGTGTCTCCGGCGTGGTGACCTTGGGGATACCCTTCGTTCCCGATGAGAACTCGGCGCTGTTCACGGAGCTCCCCGAGGGGTACTACTTGTCGAGATGGCGGGTAATCTCCATGAATCCATGATCTCCGTCTCTTTGGATTGATCGCTATttgctagggtttgaaaaaggGGGGTTTGGGTTCTCGTAGGTGCCTGGACGAGCGGAGGCGGATTTCGGACGGCTGGATGTGAAGACGGTGGTGAAGAACATCTACATCCTGTTCTCCGGCAGTGAGTTCCCGAACGCGAAGGAGGATGAGGAGATCATGGACCTTGTGGATCCTTCAACGCCGCTGCCGCCATGGTTTAGTGAAGAAGATCTGGATGTGTATGCGTCTCTGTATGAGAAGTCTGGGTTCCGGTTTGCTCTCCAGATTCCATACCGGTGAGTGAGTTCCTCTGCGCTTCAACTGTTTGATGATATGCGGATATACCTTACTCACACCCACTGAATTTAAAACAACTCTTTtaaagaattaataaaaaaaattaaattttgacaaGTCTGGTAATTGAGGATTGTTGTTTTGAGTTGATtggaatttataaaataaagttgATGAAATCCTTTGGTATGTAGAAAATTGGCATCACTACTGTTGTTCTTTGAtaccaagatttttttttttaattttatttatttatttattttggtgaagGGTCTCTGAAATTTGGACcagttgttttttaaaaattacgtGCTCTAAAATAAGTAATAGGAGCTCCATAGAAAAGATGAGTGCTGATCCCATAAACATGAACTACCATGTATCCGTGGcacaccaacaccaacaccaacaccaacacccacacaattaatataaactaaacaCTTAAATCTAATACcctaatatgtatatatatatatatatatatggatagatTGGTTTTTTAacgctagttttttttttcctctcctAACTTTCTCTCTACTTGGACTTAGCGTATGGTTTTGAAGATGCCACCTCTCAGTGTCAAAGTGTTACTATGAAACGGAGTTCATTGGATCATTATGAATGAAAGATTGGATTATTTTCGAGAAGTACGTTTTACATACATAAGCATTTAAATTTGAAACCACTTAACCTAAGCTTTTAGCCTTTTACCACTCTGACCAACTCTGCTGATTGCTACCGAAATTTTGCGAATTGTATTCGGTAGGAAAGGAGAGTTATTTACATGATGTTAGTATCTGGCATAGTTAgggaaagaaataaattttcctaaaagtatttggttgtttattgaattttgattgaGTGATCATAATGATTTGATAacctttaaatattttgtatttctacAACTGTTATCAGAACTAGACCGCACCGGCGGTCCGACTGGTTGAACCGGTGAATCGGTGGCAGATTGGGTCTGGTGGTCTGACTGATTGAACTGGTGAACCGGTCCGGTCTCTAATTGGACCGGACTTGCAGTTGAACCGGTAAAATTCGGTGTGAACCGCcggttttttaattaaaccggTGAACCTGCCTGTTttatatactttaattttattgaaaattaaaatttatatattttacttttatttgtataccttatttttccttgttgtaattataatatattttccaattaattacattaaattaagttatttaaaatatttaaattgaccCGATTTTGATACAATTGACCCGGTGGATAAACCGATAACCCGGCACCTTGATCAGTTCAATGTCCAGTCCGGTTCTGAtattattgatttctttttttatggttGTGGTTGTTATTTTGAGTATCTATTTTTTGGGACAATTAGGATGGATTAATAAAATAGTAACTTTTTCCCTTATGAAGTGAGAGGTTAAAGGATCCACTCTCTCTCATAATATTGGTTAAGGTGAGCAACTTGAatactttatataaaaaaaaaatttccttttaGACTGAGAAGGCACTTAGGGTTTAGTATTGGATTGtattacaagttttttttttatcagtttCTTCTACTATAAAAAGGTAATTGCTTTATAtattctatattaaaaaaaaaactacgtTGGCTTATATACtctataaatcatttttatttccttATACACTCTATGACTAAAACTTAACTAAAATTAtcttataaaaaagaaatactgTTTTAATCTCCACTCTATACATTttgtgaaaaaagaaaaaagaaaaagaaaaaggaaaaaaaaagaaaaaaaaataaaactcaaaaatcaatatgtatttttataaatttgtaagtTGACTTGTAACCATagtggtatatatataaaggcaAAATAAAAGTGTTCTTCCagcagtatatatataaatatgagttTTTTACATGGGCATATTATTAATTACGCAGCTACATTGTAAACTCCCTTTCTTGTTTGTTGAGTGAACTTTTTGACACTGTTCGGTTGAACTGTCCTTGTTTATTCAAGATTTATGTTCTTTTGAATAATAGTAGCAATGTCgctttttttatgaatagaaAGCAGATCTAAACAAGATCGAAACCCCGGATGTACGATgatatgtacagtatgagaataatataagaatcccgGATAAACGGTGTATGAACAGTACGGGgaacagtactgttgggggagagatttgaacccatgacctcccccttacactttgatgtcataccattgggctatccaatggttaaGATTTATGttcttccaaaaataaatctctttcaataaaccaaataaatcaaataaatctcTCCATCCATAGATTAATGAATGCTTGGTCCTAATTACCATAATTCTGCTTCTTAGACATTTCATAGGtctatcattaattattttttcctcaGGTCATTGAAAGAACTCACAGGCATAGCAAATCCAAAAGTTGAGGTACCTGCACTGCTAATAATGGGAGGGAAGGATTATGTTCTCAAACTTCCTGGGTTTGAGGATTACATCAGGAGTGGCATGGTCAAAAACTTTGTCCCAAATCTGGAAATCAAGTTCATTGAAGAAGGTAATCACTTTGTTCATGAGCAGTTCCCAGATGAAGTCAATGAACTCATTCTCAAATTCCTCAAAACCTAAATTTGAGATGCTGA contains:
- the LOC120250027 gene encoding bifunctional epoxide hydrolase 2-like, with the protein product MAWETIEHSHLPIRGLNLHIAYTGPATSTAVVFLHGFPEIWYTWRYQMVAVAAAGFRAIAPDFRGYGLSDQPPEPEKATWKDLIDDLLAILDYLSIPKAFIVAKDFGALPAYSFAVNYPDRVSGVVTLGIPFVPDENSALFTELPEGYYLSRWRVPGRAEADFGRLDVKTVVKNIYILFSGSEFPNAKEDEEIMDLVDPSTPLPPWFSEEDLDVYASLYEKSGFRFALQIPYRSLKELTGIANPKVEVPALLIMGGKDYVLKLPGFEDYIRSGMVKNFVPNLEIKFIEEGNHFVHEQFPDEVNELILKFLKT